The following nucleotide sequence is from Candidatus Poribacteria bacterium.
AGCGGCTCGACGAAGAGGCGGTCGCCACGTTACGCCGGTTCCACTGGCCCGGAAACGTCCGGCAACTCGACCACTACATCCAGCAAGCAGTCGTCATGAGCGACACGGACGACATACGCGTCGCGGATCTGCCCGCCGAAACGAACGAGCCCGGAATCCAAGTGAACCACCTGGGCGAGGTCCTCGAGCGGGGCATGTCGCTCGAAGAGGTGGAACACGAGCTCATCACGATGGCGCTGGAACGTGTCAACGGGAACCAGACGCGCGCCGCCAAGCTGCTGGGAATATCTCGTCGCAAGCTCCAGTACCGCATGGAGCGCCACAAGATATCCAGTTCGGCGTTTCGAGACGCCACCGAGCCCACCGAACACGACGAAGCCGACGAATAGCGCGAGCACGAGCGCGTCACCCAGGCGACCGTCCATTCGTTGGTCATATACGCCAATGGCGTATATACTCTGAACGCAGTCTGAGTCACTTCCCTATGGGGTGTGACTCGTGACCTACGAATGGGATGAGCCGAAACGACGCGAGAACCTGCGCAAACACCGCGTCGACTTTGAGTTCGCCGTCGAAGCGTTTGACGATCCCTGGCTCGTAGAGCCGTTGGACGACCGCCATCCCTACGGTGAAACCCGCTGGCGAGCCGTCGGTGAGGTGGACGGCGTGCTTCTGTTGGTTGTCTACACGGAGCGCCTCGACGCGATCCGTATCATTTCAGCTCGAAAGGCGAACCGTTTTGAGCGAGAAGACTATGAGACACACCGATTCGCATAGACCTGCGACCGGCAGCCGCAGGCGACTCATCGAAGAACTGCGTCGGATGAGCGACGAGGAACTCGAACGCCGCGCAGAGGACGACCCCGACGTTCCTGTTGCCCGCACATCGGGGTCTCTGGAGCCGCTGCCGCTGGCAAAACGCGTACGGCGAAAGCTGCGCTTGTCTCAACGGGAGTTCGCGGAGCGCTACGGTCTCTCGCTTCGCAGCCTCCAACAATGGGAGCAGCGACGACGCGAGCTTCCTGAGGCGACGCGCTCCTATCTGCTGGTCATCGAACAGATACCTGAGATCGTCGGTGAAGCGTACGCCTCCGCCAGAGACCGCTCGCCGTCCTCCTGATACGGCTGGAACCGAGCACAAGCGCGCCCACCCCTCGACGGAGAGATGGGCGCGCGCGGATGAAGCGATGAGTCCGTCGGTCGGACCCGTAGGAGGGGAGCTACCCCTCACACTGGTTGCGGACAGGTCGTAGGGGCGGCTCGTAGGGGCGGCTCTCAGAGCCGCCCGTTTAGTCGAGCCTCCTACTTGTGAATCACCATCCTCCGCGTCTCGCGGAAGCTGCCCGCGCGGAGCTCGTAGAAGTAGACCCCGCTGGCGACGCGCTCACCGAGCTCGTTCCGACCGTCCCAGTACGCCGCATCAGCCCGCGACGTGTAGTAGCCCGGCTCGCGGTAGCCCAGATCGAGCTTCCGCACGAGAGCCCCCGTCACGTCGTAGATGCTCACCGTGACGGCGGAACCCTCCTTCAGCTCGAAGGGAATCCACGTCTCCGGGTTGAACGGGTTGGGATAGTTCGCCATCAGGCGGCTTCGGGACGGCGGCGTGAAGGTCAGACGCGCCGTGAAGGTGTGCTTCCCTGCGTTGAGACGCATGGAACCCTCGCGGCTGAGGTCGTAGCGTTCATCGCCCAACTCGACGACGATGCGGTATCCCGCCGGAAGCGTCTGAGCCGTCCAGCGGAGCGTGCCCGCTTCCGCCAGGTTCGCCGAGAGCTCCCACGTCGCTTCGCGCAGGTTCGACGGCAGGACGCTCCGAGTCATCCGCTCGACCGGATCGTCCGTCGCGGCGAAGAACTCGGAGTAGCTCCGAATCGGGGGAGCCGGAGGCAGACCCACGTCGTAGGCGTCGAAGCCCACCTGCGCCTTCGGGCTCCTCCCGAGCTCGACCGTCTTGAGCGCCCCGCTGTCGAGCGAGATAGTCAACGGCGCGACCCAATCCGGCGACGGAGCCGCGCGCTGGACGATCGCCGGAGCCGTCGGCGGCGTCTGCGTGATCGTCACCGTCCGAGCCGACGCCAGCTCGTTGTAGACCCAGTAGCCCTGGAACTGCGACAGACTCGTCGCGATGACGTAGTTCGCGCCGTCATACCCGAAAACCGTCTTGGCGGTCGGGTTGTACGCTGACGCGGGCGCGCCGCCGAAGGGAAGCGACTGTTCGCTGTTGCGTCGAATCACTCGGTTCAAAACGCTCTTAGAGTCTATCTCAACTGAGACCGTTCGTCTAGGAGCCTATCGCGTGAGAACCAACGAGAGTGCCAAGCCGGAACCGACGATCTGGGCGGTTCCCGACGACGTGTGGGAGATCATCGAGGGGATTCTGGAACGGGAGTATCCTCGACATCGGCAAGACCGCAAGCGTGTGCCGCTTCGCCCGGTGTTGGACGGGGTTGTCTACAAGCTGCGCACCGGCTGTCAGTGGAATCGAATCCCCAAGGAATACGGCGACGACAGCACGATCCATCGCCATTTCCAGGCGTGGTGCGAGATGGGTATCTTCGATGCTATCTGGCGTCAGCTGCTTCTCCGGTGCGAGGGGTTGGGCGGCATGGACTGGACATAGCAGTCCGCTGATGGATCGATGGGCAAAGCGATGGGCAAGTCGACCATCCCCGCCGACGCGGTCGGACCCAACCCGACGGATCGCGGAAAAAAGGGGTGAAGCTCGCCTGCATCCTCATCTGGGCGCGCATCTGGCATCGGCTCAAAGCCGCGTACGCGGATTGAGATAGACTCTTAGTGGTCATGCGGTACGCTCCTGAACAATGAGATTTGGTTTGACCCCTCAGCCGGTCACGGCGCGAGCCGCGACCAGGCTGGGGTTCTTTTTCGCCGTCTCGCCGGCTTCTTCGTCTCCGTCCACCGCCGCCGCAAGCTCCTCGACTTCGCCCACGTCGACGCCCAGTGCCGTCGCAATCCGGCGCGCCTGGCTGACGCTCAGGACGTAACGGCCCCTTTCCGCGAGCGCAAAGAGCGCCGGCGAGACGC
It contains:
- a CDS encoding BrnT family toxin; amino-acid sequence: MTYEWDEPKRRENLRKHRVDFEFAVEAFDDPWLVEPLDDRHPYGETRWRAVGEVDGVLLLVVYTERLDAIRIISARKANRFEREDYETHRFA
- a CDS encoding helix-turn-helix domain-containing protein; the protein is MEPLPLAKRVRRKLRLSQREFAERYGLSLRSLQQWEQRRRELPEATRSYLLVIEQIPEIVGEAYASARDRSPSS
- a CDS encoding T9SS type A sorting domain-containing protein, whose amino-acid sequence is MTRSVLPSNLREATWELSANLAEAGTLRWTAQTLPAGYRIVVELGDERYDLSREGSMRLNAGKHTFTARLTFTPPSRSRLMANYPNPFNPETWIPFELKEGSAVTVSIYDVTGALVRKLDLGYREPGYYTSRADAAYWDGRNELGERVASGVYFYELRAGSFRETRRMVIHK
- a CDS encoding transposase; protein product: MAVGLYADAGAPPKGSDCSLLRRITRFKTLLESISTETVRLGAYRVRTNESAKPEPTIWAVPDDVWEIIEGILEREYPRHRQDRKRVPLRPVLDGVVYKLRTGCQWNRIPKEYGDDSTIHRHFQAWCEMGIFDAIWRQLLLRCEGLGGMDWT
- a CDS encoding helix-turn-helix domain-containing protein, with the translated sequence MAQGVLDVSPGACYTQVDTHRIPYQEKGKAVRLRAARLNKGHSVHLAAGLARVSPALFALAERGRYVLSVSQARRIATALGVDVGEVEELAAAVDGDEEAGETAKKNPSLVAARAVTG